The following DNA comes from Colletes latitarsis isolate SP2378_abdomen chromosome 13, iyColLati1, whole genome shotgun sequence.
aacGGGTTAATCCATTCGGATATTTGGCTAAAAGGAATGCTTTGGccaaaaatttttttctaatcgGACGCGTAGAGGATATGCACTGTTAGCCAAAATGATAAATTCTGTTCATTTTTGCTTTCCCCTTTTTACAAATTTACGTATCGTACGGTAAACTTACTTATTATAAGTTCGAAACATGCCCCGCAAAGTTCGCCGGTAGCAATGCCCTCTAAAAATAGTGACCGTAGAAACGGATCTCGTATATAATATGTCACGTATCTTCTCATCCAATATGCTATGAGACTCGTGAGTACAATGTACAGCGTGGAAACCGCCAATGCGATCATTGTTGCAGCCATGGTAACTTGATGGTAatactataaaaataaataaattacaaatgcAGACTGTGCCTGATAAGAAGgtaacagaaaaattgtctataattttgtttctttgaataaaataaagaaaataagcAAAATAGATCGGAACTTTTCTTCTGGAAAATTAcggtttaattttgttttacatTCAGGGTTCAGAAAGATAGTAATGGCGTCGTAAAGATACAATTAGCTTGATGGATTAAtgcaattgtacgttaacatatTATGAATAGGTGTAGCGGGATATTAAAACTAGGTCGTTATGCAACAGTAGAGAATCGTACGATAAACTATGGTTTCAGTTACTTTTCGCGGAACACGCGAAGCATCGTAAACATGCATACGTACCTGTCTATCATCGAAGTTCGGTCCCCCTTGTCATATCTCGCCTCGATACGAGTTTCGTACGTTGACACGACACTAAAACTATTTCTCTATCCTTTCTCTTTCCCTTCGCGCGACGCAAGATTTAACTTAACCAGTTATTTAAAACTGGCGAGTGTAATTGAATATATCCGTCCGGATATGTCGCGCGGCTTTAAATAGCTAGTCTCCCAAATTACCTGGTTGGGCACCGGTACTGTTTGGCTTTCAGTGCacgtacaatttaaaataaaaccgATATTTATATGATTCATAAATATATGCAATACTTTACACGCGTCACGTTACGTTGTCGCTAAATTTCAAACTACTTCGCAAGGTATTACAGTAACAGAGATTTATTTACTGTCTCCACGCGTTTCACTTGGTAATTATCaaaaaataaatgtttgaaAGATCTAAATGAAAGATCGATAATGAAATGGGGCTAGGCTTGTGTTAGTATGAAGAAGTTACCAGACTCAGAGTACCGAGTTAGATGTACCAACGGTAATATCCTTGATAGGGTTCGTTTATTTGCGTTGTAATGAGAGGAAATGGTTTCATAAACGAAGCACGTAATACACGTTTAACCAATGGTAGGCTTACTTCAGTCAGCATTGCATTCGCTCAGGAATACTTCTAAATAACAGATGTTTAAAAATGATTAAGACACAAATCTACATAGTTATGATTGGatgtttttattcattttatgaAGTAATAACTACATTTATTACATAGGTAAATGATTCCATGTTATTTATGAATGTGGGCTAACTTCAATTATATCATTATAAAAAagaaagtaaaatttatttacaagaATCAAAAGATTCTCCTTTGTGCTTTTTGGCCACTTGGGAATCATCTTGACTCTCTGTTCTTAACATTAACCTGGGAATTCGTTTCGATTTCAAATAGGACATCGTTTCACTTGAtgatctaaaataaaaattaattgcatAATACGCTAGTTTTTTGCTAGAATAAGGGTTTTCCAATTAGAAAATGTGGTATATACCTCGGATGAGAAGTTTTAGGGTCAGTCAACATTTCCGTTGGATTGCTTTCAGTCGAATTGGAACTTGTACATTGAGAATAAGGAATGGTCGGGGTTAGGTAAGTCGTTTTATTAACTATCTCGTTAGTTGGTTCGGTATTCTCCGTTTGATTTGGCATATTGTTACTAATACGATTCTCTCCGTCTACTGCAGACTTCTTCTTATCTTCTACATCTGTCTTCACTGATTTTAGGTCAACATGATTCTCGACCTTAAGTTTTAATTTACCATCTTGTGTAGGAAAGTTTACGGCAGGTATAGTAATATTCTTGTCTCCTTTGGTTGAATTCACTAACTTAATTAATAGTTTCGACAATTCTTCCCTTTTTCTCGTTACGGTTATTTCTTCAAACCAATTTTTCAATGTTTTTATTGGCaatgtataattttttatagGATTCTGAAAGAAAATTTTCATGCAACCaaagttatttattatatacgtatagttatttattatacagggtgttcggccacccctgggaaaaattttaatgggagattctagaggccaaaggcgaaaatcaagaatatcaatttcttgactgaggcttcattaaaaagttaaattaaattaaaaaatttcaaatagttctagaatctcctattaaaatttttcccaggggtgactgaaCCCTCTGTATAGGGCATGGTCGTACTTTAAAGAAGCTCTCCACGTATTGTAATACATATAATCCGCAATCAGTAAAATTTGATTGCTGAGGAACTTTCAACGATGCGCCTTTGATAGTATCTTTCGAAAATACTTTCTCACTTCCGATTTTTGCAACATATTCACAACTCAAGTAATCCCTTAATGTCGCTACCACTCGTGCTCTACTTGCTCCAGCAAGGGAATCAAATATTAATATGCACGGCCTacgaaaattaaaatagaaatattaaataaacgttGATACCGGGAACTTACATCCGCATATACGCCTGTACTTACACTTTTATAATAGCATTTTCCTGTGACagattttgttctatttttgGCAAACGACTTTTATCTTCTGCCATTTCTGTTTCATCCTAAATTGAAAATTTAGTCAGTATAATAAATGATTTAACTATTTACGATAAACTTACATCATCCTCGCTAtccatttccatttcttcgtcatCGCCTTCGGCTTCGTCTCTTTCCGAACCATCGTCAGGCTGATCTATAGTTATAGTAGTTGTCACCGGCGCGAGCGTTGTGCTTCCAATTGTAACAGCTTGAAGTTTAATTTCTTTCAATCGTTTGCTTCTTTGTACAGTTTTGCGAACATCGTTTTCTTCAGAACGTACTTGACTTGTAGAAACCTCACCCACTAATCCAGGAAAACAAATAATAGCCAAAAACCAATGAgcgctgaaacaaattttacataTAACAGAGACCTTAACGAAAGGAAGTTACGCGTCATTTCGATATAAAAACTTACTGTTCGTTAATAGGAATTATAATAAAGTCCTTCTCGAATATATTGACATTTTTCGTCCACTTTTGTACTCTTGCGTGTCTTTTTGCAGCAGGCGAAAGAGGcacattactttcaactgactGAGTATGTGGACTCGTTAAtcgtttataaaaataagaactaaaCACATGAGTTCTGTGTTGGTCAGATTCCGACAAAACTTCCAATGTTAGATACTTTAAATAGAAGTCAATGATTACGTCGTTCAAAAATTGATCTTCTCCAAGACACAAATAATCTTCAGTGTTAATGGCTATACCACCTTTTGCAGGCGGTGGTGGATATACAGTTATtctgtaaataataattttaatttattaatataataatctGATATCAACATCTACCTTATAATGcaaataaacaaatttattacgtCTGTATTCCACCATTGACATTTGTATTATTTAACGATGACGATTGACTGTCTTTCTTTGACATAGTTTGCACTTGCGAACTCtgtgaaaatttaaaattacgacTAAAAGGTTTTTCAAACAGTAACTCCATAAATACAATCGATATATTTTGTCACTTACATCTTTCGGCGATGCCCGTACCAGAATATCGTTTGCTTCTTTCGAACTTAATTCCTCTAACAAACGCCTTCGTGAGAATAAATTTTTTAGCACTACTTTTGATTCTTCACTTAACTTTTCTGGTAGTAACGTTATCCGTTTATGCGTATGATCTACGcacgaaaataaaagaaattttactTTCATTCTTTTGTTTCATTTATAATCATTAAGTATTTTGAAGACAGTACCTTTTCCAGCAGGGTCATAATACGGCCCTTTTGGATCTTGCATTCCTAATAATTCACGAATCATAGCTCCAGTACTAGTACATGTATAAAAGAAAAGCACTGGCATTGACTTCCCAAAATGAATTAGCACTTTTACAAGATCTTGAAACTTAACATCTAATGTCACGAAGCTTTTCTCTATAAAATACGTAAATATTTGTATAATCATTCCGTCATCGACTTAATTTCATAATTATCAATATTAGTGGAACAAAATTACCATCTTCCAATAAAGGTACACCAAATCGTACTCCATTTTGGGAGATTACTACTCTTTCCCGGGGAATATATTTATAAGATCCTATCCTTACTGTCCGACACAACAGAGAAGTATGGGGACACTGAACAGAattatctaaaaaaaaatagttgATTTTACTCTCTGTGTCTTTATATGCATATATTTCAAATGTAATAAATGCAAGTTCTTCAAATAATACCTTTAAGAATATCTTCGCTCTCCATACTATAGTCAGAACTTATACTAGAAATAGAATTGTTCGTAATTACTGgttccttctcgagaatcgtcTCAGTTTCTTCGGTAAAACTATTACTTGGAATATGTGAAAATGAACTGTTATTAGAGCCCTCCGATTTTTTACTTTTACCTTCTTCCTCTTCATCCGACGATATTGTCAAACACTCTGCGGAAGTATCATAGTCAATCgtcaattttcattattatttacattttcaaGTGCAACACAAATATCTAAATGCACAGTTAAATCGTGAATTAGTTTCTTACCTGGCTCCTTATGAATAGGCCTTGGTTTCACAGCAccccttcctcttcctcttccaCGTTTATAAACAGACCCATCTCGTTCCAATTTCTCTAGTTTTGCTGACGAGTTTCgctcgttattttttttataaaaagtctgaaaaaaatataatgATATATTTACGTGATAAatcaaaaaaaaattaatattaatattacatcATAATCCTTACATCAACAGATAACATGGTATCCTTTTTTTCTTGCATACCCATTGACATAGGTATGGATTTCACATCCTTCGGTAGTTTTCTTCTACATCGTGAACACCGATTAAAATCGATTGAACTGATGCCACAGTGAGAACAGACGGCAAGCATTCCCTCAATGTATATAGGCTCctaattttatacaaaatatattgCAGATATTGGGTATGAACCGGGACAGAACATTTTGAAAAAGAATTAGTGTTCCAAGAATTGAATAGATAATAGAACAAACATATGATTTTTTCAGTATTTTCAGTTCTGCAAACATACATCTATTTATTAGCTTACCTCAATTTGTTGCACAGGGTTGCTGTTCTCATCTGGTGAACTGAAATATTTAACAGTGCaccttaatatttttaaatgtaaattATATACGTAATCTTTAGTACCCAAATATTTAATAAGGAACTTACCTATGTGAATTATCTAAATTAGTATTTACGTTGTCGTGAGAATTATCACTTTCAGTCGTATCATGTGATGCCATAACTGAACCAGATCTAGCATCCACAATATAGTTTATACCCAATGTAGGATCAGAAACTAAAGAAACACTCGTTGACCCACAAAATACAATGTTTGCCTGAAAgtgcaaatatttataaaaccaACAATTTCCAAATCAATTCTTCCAATGGCAATGAATCAGATAACAATTCAAGTACCTGCTCTAATAAATCTTGAACCGTACAATCCTCGTTTGGTATGTCAAATGTAATTAATCTTTGTTCACCATTAGTGAACGTAACTAACATTTTTGCAGTATTTCCCTGAATTTGATGCTGAACTATAGTATTTGATGGATTATCAATAACTTGTTGAAGATAGGCAATACTTTCAGACGAATTGTTTTCTGACTCAATTTGCGATGACAAAGTATGTTGATTTGTCAATGTATGTTCTGTAAGTGATGTTAATTCTGGAGATTCTGGAGATTCAATGTCCATACTATTCATATTTTTAGATGGAGATGAAAGCGAAGATTGTTGTTCATATTGAGACTTTTGTGTTAAAGTGGATTGCTTTTGAAATTGTGATTGTGATGTAGATGATGTATGTTGTCTTTGTTGCGCTACATTTGTCTGTTGTCGTTGTCCAGGACAGTTTAATGAACCCTGTACTGCTTGTGGCATAGCGTTCGATAATCGCTGTACATTACTTCCTTGCCGTCTTTGATCTTTTTGCATTTGTTTTAATTTCGTTTGTTCCATTTTAGACTGTTGAGGTATTAATGAATTTTTTGGTATTAAATTGGAAGCCTGAGGTCTAGTAAGAATTGTACTCAAAGAAGTATGTGTTTGTGTAGAAATTGGGGTCACATTTTGTCCAATAGGACTAACTGATTTATTACACAATGAAGGTGTAGATGCTCTGATATTAGACACATTAGCAGTTTGTATTTGAATTTCAGAGTTACTTGTTACATTCACCCTATCAAGAGCACACAAAGATCCAGTCTGTACACTGTTTATTGGATGTCGATTTCTATTTTGATACAACCTAGGTGGTTTTCTTTTTACAAGTCCAGCACTCAATGATGATGCACTCTGTTTTGAAACTGCATTTTCATTAATACTATTTTTCTGCATTTTTATCCATTGTATTTGTTGTCCTTCATTATTACAACCTATCAATGCCTTAGAACCTAAATAAGATAGTATGTTCTTTTACAGTTCTTCTAATAGATGATTAGTGATTTTCTTAATTCAACATATTAAATTAAAGCTCCCtttcaatttcaataaaattaccTTTATTATCAACTATGTTTCCACCAAGAGTATTAGTATTAACTGCTGTAGTCTTTAATACGCCTTGAGGTGAAGTTAACTCATTTGAATttgttttaattataaaaacatTTTGTCTGGAAGCAAAATGTATCATATTAAATGTGACAATTAATATTCTGGAAAATAATGCGAAGATATAATTAAGAATCAATTTTCGAGTAGAAAAGTATAGTGTATATTTTGCATTTCATATTATTGATTATTTAACCATACATATCGTTATTTTTCAAACACATACCAATATAGAGAAGAAACTGTATAACTTGAtcttattaattatttactGAGTTAGTACAAGCTTCAAAACAGCCTGCAAGTTGATTATGATTGTTTTTGTCGATCATATACAATAGTGAAATGAAGTTAAAATACAATAATTATGTATTATTTTTACAAATGAAGATAATGAGGAAGAAAGGGTGCATTGGTacatttctaatttaatttaaagaaacaaaaatattttcattgtaAACTCAACATGATCTGCATACTTTaaactttatttataaatattattataattaaacatATTTGCTTAAgcacaattttaatatttttaacattCTCATCTAGAATTTTTTAAGGGTATGTGTATAAGGGCATATAcaagtaattaaaataaatttaatatttcctaCATGAACTAATATTCAAGCatgttactattattatttgaataaacaataatattgtataaaaaaaaatttaggcagaagttttaaatatattatgcaTTGTTCCTAATTttgtaatatgtataaaaaaggAAATAGTTTCATAGTGTATATTATACTTTGTGCTTATATATACTTCATATCTTTCAATAGAGTAAATTAATATTAGTATCAATACATATTATATGATCTTAATAAGTGATTGATAAACTTCTTTCCAATGAAAAAATGATTACACTTACGTTTGTTTGTATTCATTATGTGAATACTTAGAAAATATGCTCACATTTCACATTCATAGAGCTtgctgcaattttttaaattatcaaaATACAATATCTGATAATTAAATCAAAGTAGTAAATCAGAGTAGTAATAAAAAGTTTCTTTGAGGCACACGTGTACAATACTATGATAATCTATTCTAAATATGTTTGGTagcataaaaaataaataatgtgtGCATTTTCCTTGGTAATTTCATTAACAGAAATGtgttttgtataaatataaagttCAAAATAATTAAAGGATCCCTTACTGAAATAAGATAATATTTTCTAAGTTATTCATTCATATAAaataaacattcaataaaaatcAGTTGTAAATATACACTAATTATTTGATTTCTGATAGTCAATTCATTCTAAAAAATTGGATATTTCCCTAATTCTTCAGATCCTGTAATTGGTTTGACCACTTTATCTATAATATTGTTATTATGTTATATTTTCATGTGTGATTAGAAGACTACTTTAAGAAGTGTTCTATAACAAAGTGTTATAATGTATGAAAATCAATAATAATTTGAATTGCTTATTctgattattaaataaataatataattacaaaATTACTTAAAACAAATTGTTATATACATGAAATTATATATACCTGTTTACAAAATTgtaaattcaattaaatatttaatgtttACAGTGTCATGTAATTGCGATTATATTACacattaaaatatataatttcacaATGtagaaaataaacataaaatatgCCTTTTACAACCTATAACATGCTTCACAATTGATATTTAATTTTCATAACCAGTGCCACGTACCAATACCCCCTTCTTTTTCCTCAAATATTCAATATCTTTCTGTCTCTAAATGTATATCAATATATGAATGTACAAAATTGAAAGCAAAAAGATATCACACTGCTActtgaatatttgaaaagttgaaaTGCATGCGCACAAATTACCCTTGTTCCAATTGCGTTGTAGAGATTTGATTTCCTAAATTAACTTGCTGTGAAAATATTGATTGCCCACTGTTTTGTGGTGCAGTGGTATAAGTTAAAAATTGCTGAGAACCATTGTCACCATTATTTACATCTTCAAAAACTAACTGAACACTTTGTCCTTCTGCAGAGCAAATTTTCTGTAAATCTTCAAGTGATAACGTACCACTGGCATTGGCCACAAAATTATAATATGCCATATTATTCAAGACTCAACTGCTTGCAAATATGATCTTTTGTCAATCAATGTAGACCAATAGCAAACTGATCAATATCACTACTATACCGGACTACACcagtccatcaatatcatatctGTAGAACGACGAATTAGTATCTGCACAATAAAacctattaaaaataatttaaagttaCTCATGATTCTTAGTAGTTCATGTTACAAATCTGATAGTATAATTTagtagaaaaaagaaaatagaaacatAGAAGCAAATCTTAGAAACTAAAAAGAATTGagctaataaaaaatataaaattactattACTTAATATTTCGCTATTTGTTTTATGTTTAt
Coding sequences within:
- the LOC143349590 gene encoding uncharacterized protein LOC143349590 isoform X2, which encodes MAYYNFVANASGTLSLEDLQKICSAEGQSVQLVFEDVNNGDNGSQQFLTYTTAPQNSGQSIFSQQVNLGNQISTTQLEQGQNVFIIKTNSNELTSPQGVLKTTAVNTNTLGGNIVDNKGSKALIGCNNEGQQIQWIKMQKNSINENAVSKQSASSLSAGLVKRKPPRLYQNRNRHPINSVQTGSLCALDRVNVTSNSEIQIQTANVSNIRASTPSLCNKSVSPIGQNVTPISTQTHTSLSTILTRPQASNLIPKNSLIPQQSKMEQTKLKQMQKDQRRQGSNVQRLSNAMPQAVQGSLNCPGQRQQTNVAQQRQHTSSTSQSQFQKQSTLTQKSQYEQQSSLSSPSKNMNSMDIESPESPELTSLTEHTLTNQHTLSSQIESENNSSESIAYLQQVIDNPSNTIVQHQIQGNTAKMLVTFTNGEQRLITFDIPNEDCTVQDLLEQANIVFCGSTSVSLVSDPTLGINYIVDARSGSVMASHDTTESDNSHDNVNTNLDNSHSSPDENSNPVQQIEEPIYIEGMLAVCSHCGISSIDFNRCSRCRRKLPKDVKSIPMSMGMQEKKDTMLSVDTFYKKNNERNSSAKLEKLERDGSVYKRGRGRGRGAVKPRPIHKEPECLTISSDEEEEGKSKKSEGSNNSSFSHIPSNSFTEETETILEKEPVITNNSISSISSDYSMESEDILKDNSVQCPHTSLLCRTVRIGSYKYIPRERVVISQNGVRFGVPLLEDEKSFVTLDVKFQDLVKVLIHFGKSMPVLFFYTCTSTGAMIRELLGMQDPKGPYYDPAGKDHTHKRITLLPEKLSEESKVVLKNLFSRRRLLEELSSKEANDILVRASPKDSSQVQTMSKKDSQSSSLNNTNVNGGIQTITVYPPPPAKGGIAINTEDYLCLGEDQFLNDVIIDFYLKYLTLEVLSESDQHRTHVFSSYFYKRLTSPHTQSVESNVPLSPAAKRHARVQKWTKNVNIFEKDFIIIPINEHAHWFLAIICFPGLVGEVSTSQVRSEENDVRKTVQRSKRLKEIKLQAVTIGSTTLAPVTTTITIDQPDDGSERDEAEGDDEEMEMDSEDDDETEMAEDKSRLPKIEQNLSQENAIIKVPCILIFDSLAGASRARVVATLRDYLSCEYVAKIGSEKVFSKDTIKGASLKVPQQSNFTDCGLYVLQYVESFFKNPIKNYTLPIKTLKNWFEEITVTRKREELSKLLIKLVNSTKGDKNITIPAVNFPTQDGKLKLKVENHVDLKSVKTDVEDKKKSAVDGENRISNNMPNQTENTEPTNEIVNKTTYLTPTIPYSQCTSSNSTESNPTEMLTDPKTSHPRSSSETMSYLKSKRIPRLMLRTESQDDSQVAKKHKGESFDS
- the LOC143349590 gene encoding uncharacterized protein LOC143349590 isoform X3; the protein is MQKNSINENAVSKQSASSLSAGLVKRKPPRLYQNRNRHPINSVQTGSLCALDRVNVTSNSEIQIQTANVSNIRASTPSLCNKSVSPIGQNVTPISTQTHTSLSTILTRPQASNLIPKNSLIPQQSKMEQTKLKQMQKDQRRQGSNVQRLSNAMPQAVQGSLNCPGQRQQTNVAQQRQHTSSTSQSQFQKQSTLTQKSQYEQQSSLSSPSKNMNSMDIESPESPELTSLTEHTLTNQHTLSSQIESENNSSESIAYLQQVIDNPSNTIVQHQIQGNTAKMLVTFTNGEQRLITFDIPNEDCTVQDLLEQANIVFCGSTSVSLVSDPTLGINYIVDARSGSVMASHDTTESDNSHDNVNTNLDNSHSSPDENSNPVQQIEEPIYIEGMLAVCSHCGISSIDFNRCSRCRRKLPKDVKSIPMSMGMQEKKDTMLSVDTFYKKNNERNSSAKLEKLERDGSVYKRGRGRGRGAVKPRPIHKEPECLTISSDEEEEGKSKKSEGSNNSSFSHIPSNSFTEETETILEKEPVITNNSISSISSDYSMESEDILKDNSVQCPHTSLLCRTVRIGSYKYIPRERVVISQNGVRFGVPLLEDEKSFVTLDVKFQDLVKVLIHFGKSMPVLFFYTCTSTGAMIRELLGMQDPKGPYYDPAGKDHTHKRITLLPEKLSEESKVVLKNLFSRRRLLEELSSKEANDILVRASPKDSSQVQTMSKKDSQSSSLNNTNVNGGIQTITVYPPPPAKGGIAINTEDYLCLGEDQFLNDVIIDFYLKYLTLEVLSESDQHRTHVFSSYFYKRLTSPHTQSVESNVPLSPAAKRHARVQKWTKNVNIFEKDFIIIPINEHAHWFLAIICFPGLVGEVSTSQVRSEENDVRKTVQRSKRLKEIKLQAVTIGSTTLAPVTTTITIDQPDDGSERDEAEGDDEEMEMDSEDDDETEMAEDKSRLPKIEQNLSQENAIIKVPCILIFDSLAGASRARVVATLRDYLSCEYVAKIGSEKVFSKDTIKGASLKVPQQSNFTDCGLYVLQYVESFFKNPIKNYTLPIKTLKNWFEEITVTRKREELSKLLIKLVNSTKGDKNITIPAVNFPTQDGKLKLKVENHVDLKSVKTDVEDKKKSAVDGENRISNNMPNQTENTEPTNEIVNKTTYLTPTIPYSQCTSSNSTESNPTEMLTDPKTSHPRSSSETMSYLKSKRIPRLMLRTESQDDSQVAKKHKGESFDSCK
- the LOC143349590 gene encoding uncharacterized protein LOC143349590 isoform X4, whose protein sequence is MAYYNFVANASGTLSLEDLQKICSAEGQSVQLVFEDVNNGDNGSQQFLTYTTAPQNSGQSIFSQQVNLGNQISTTQLEQGQNVFIIKTNSNELTSPQGVLKTTAVNTNTLGGNIVDNKGSKALIGCNNEGQQIQWIKMQKNSINENAVSKQSASSLSAGLVKRKPPRLYQNRNRHPINSVQTGSLCALDRVNVTSNSEIQIQTANVSNIRASTPSLCNKSVSPIGQNVTPISTQTHTSLSTILTRPQASNLIPKNSLIPQQSKMEQTKLKQMQKDQRRQGSNVQRLSNAMPQAVQGSLNCPGQRQQTNANIVFCGSTSVSLVSDPTLGINYIVDARSGSVMASHDTTESDNSHDNVNTNLDNSHSSPDENSNPVQQIEEPIYIEGMLAVCSHCGISSIDFNRCSRCRRKLPKDVKSIPMSMGMQEKKDTMLSVDTFYKKNNERNSSAKLEKLERDGSVYKRGRGRGRGAVKPRPIHKEPECLTISSDEEEEGKSKKSEGSNNSSFSHIPSNSFTEETETILEKEPVITNNSISSISSDYSMESEDILKDNSVQCPHTSLLCRTVRIGSYKYIPRERVVISQNGVRFGVPLLEDEKSFVTLDVKFQDLVKVLIHFGKSMPVLFFYTCTSTGAMIRELLGMQDPKGPYYDPAGKDHTHKRITLLPEKLSEESKVVLKNLFSRRRLLEELSSKEANDILVRASPKDSSQVQTMSKKDSQSSSLNNTNVNGGIQTITVYPPPPAKGGIAINTEDYLCLGEDQFLNDVIIDFYLKYLTLEVLSESDQHRTHVFSSYFYKRLTSPHTQSVESNVPLSPAAKRHARVQKWTKNVNIFEKDFIIIPINEHAHWFLAIICFPGLVGEVSTSQVRSEENDVRKTVQRSKRLKEIKLQAVTIGSTTLAPVTTTITIDQPDDGSERDEAEGDDEEMEMDSEDDDETEMAEDKSRLPKIEQNLSQENAIIKVPCILIFDSLAGASRARVVATLRDYLSCEYVAKIGSEKVFSKDTIKGASLKVPQQSNFTDCGLYVLQYVESFFKNPIKNYTLPIKTLKNWFEEITVTRKREELSKLLIKLVNSTKGDKNITIPAVNFPTQDGKLKLKVENHVDLKSVKTDVEDKKKSAVDGENRISNNMPNQTENTEPTNEIVNKTTYLTPTIPYSQCTSSNSTESNPTEMLTDPKTSHPRSSSETMSYLKSKRIPRLMLRTESQDDSQVAKKHKGESFDSCK
- the LOC143349590 gene encoding uncharacterized protein LOC143349590 isoform X1; amino-acid sequence: MAYYNFVANASGTLSLEDLQKICSAEGQSVQLVFEDVNNGDNGSQQFLTYTTAPQNSGQSIFSQQVNLGNQISTTQLEQGQNVFIIKTNSNELTSPQGVLKTTAVNTNTLGGNIVDNKGSKALIGCNNEGQQIQWIKMQKNSINENAVSKQSASSLSAGLVKRKPPRLYQNRNRHPINSVQTGSLCALDRVNVTSNSEIQIQTANVSNIRASTPSLCNKSVSPIGQNVTPISTQTHTSLSTILTRPQASNLIPKNSLIPQQSKMEQTKLKQMQKDQRRQGSNVQRLSNAMPQAVQGSLNCPGQRQQTNVAQQRQHTSSTSQSQFQKQSTLTQKSQYEQQSSLSSPSKNMNSMDIESPESPELTSLTEHTLTNQHTLSSQIESENNSSESIAYLQQVIDNPSNTIVQHQIQGNTAKMLVTFTNGEQRLITFDIPNEDCTVQDLLEQANIVFCGSTSVSLVSDPTLGINYIVDARSGSVMASHDTTESDNSHDNVNTNLDNSHSSPDENSNPVQQIEEPIYIEGMLAVCSHCGISSIDFNRCSRCRRKLPKDVKSIPMSMGMQEKKDTMLSVDTFYKKNNERNSSAKLEKLERDGSVYKRGRGRGRGAVKPRPIHKEPECLTISSDEEEEGKSKKSEGSNNSSFSHIPSNSFTEETETILEKEPVITNNSISSISSDYSMESEDILKDNSVQCPHTSLLCRTVRIGSYKYIPRERVVISQNGVRFGVPLLEDEKSFVTLDVKFQDLVKVLIHFGKSMPVLFFYTCTSTGAMIRELLGMQDPKGPYYDPAGKDHTHKRITLLPEKLSEESKVVLKNLFSRRRLLEELSSKEANDILVRASPKDSSQVQTMSKKDSQSSSLNNTNVNGGIQTITVYPPPPAKGGIAINTEDYLCLGEDQFLNDVIIDFYLKYLTLEVLSESDQHRTHVFSSYFYKRLTSPHTQSVESNVPLSPAAKRHARVQKWTKNVNIFEKDFIIIPINEHAHWFLAIICFPGLVGEVSTSQVRSEENDVRKTVQRSKRLKEIKLQAVTIGSTTLAPVTTTITIDQPDDGSERDEAEGDDEEMEMDSEDDDETEMAEDKSRLPKIEQNLSQENAIIKVPCILIFDSLAGASRARVVATLRDYLSCEYVAKIGSEKVFSKDTIKGASLKVPQQSNFTDCGLYVLQYVESFFKNPIKNYTLPIKTLKNWFEEITVTRKREELSKLLIKLVNSTKGDKNITIPAVNFPTQDGKLKLKVENHVDLKSVKTDVEDKKKSAVDGENRISNNMPNQTENTEPTNEIVNKTTYLTPTIPYSQCTSSNSTESNPTEMLTDPKTSHPRSSSETMSYLKSKRIPRLMLRTESQDDSQVAKKHKGESFDSCK